One window of Cohnella hashimotonis genomic DNA carries:
- a CDS encoding transposase, with amino-acid sequence MGKRLKEETRLRIVKEALAGVKVGVLARMYDIHPETIRLWIREHRDFIPPEDIPSADEHLQEIQRLQEVEQRYDRAVKALGEKELEIEILRELLKKTTPVYPKNSK; translated from the coding sequence ATGGGAAAAAGGTTAAAGGAAGAAACACGGCTTAGAATTGTTAAGGAAGCATTGGCTGGGGTTAAGGTGGGGGTGCTTGCTCGCATGTACGACATTCACCCCGAAACCATTCGTTTGTGGATACGCGAGCATCGTGACTTTATTCCACCGGAGGACATTCCCTCGGCAGACGAGCATTTGCAAGAAATCCAGCGGTTGCAGGAAGTCGAGCAGCGGTATGACAGAGCGGTTAAAGCGCTTGGTGAAAAAGAACTCGAAATTGAAATTCTGCGTGAACTGCTAAAAAAAACAACCCCCGTTTATCCGAAAAATTCGAAGTAG
- a CDS encoding IS3 family transposase, translating into MKRGEPVARVLRILELNESTYYERRKRAAQPDAERVEPVRRGRPVPGYAYNESGEKVCDEQIQEWLLLLLEGEEHVYGYKLLARCIRKQYGVKLNKKKAYRMCKALGILQKKRQRLQTHPRRLPRNHTITASNQLWQMDIKYGYALGQERFFFVLSIIDVFDRVVVGQYRGPVCEAKHAVQTLGIALQQRLQPGEALPIIRTDNGPQFVSKLFQDMCECWDMVHERIPPRTPNMNAYIESFHSILERCLFSNRTFMTLEEAYEAFDQFMDFYNNRKMHGSLKNMAPTAFAAWVKTLDDASAFYRSV; encoded by the coding sequence ATTAAACGGGGGGAGCCTGTAGCACGGGTTCTGCGCATTCTCGAGTTGAATGAGTCCACCTATTATGAGCGGCGTAAGCGTGCCGCTCAGCCTGACGCAGAACGCGTCGAGCCGGTCCGCAGGGGACGCCCTGTGCCCGGATACGCCTACAACGAATCGGGCGAGAAAGTCTGCGACGAGCAAATCCAGGAATGGCTGTTGCTACTGCTGGAGGGCGAAGAGCACGTCTATGGCTATAAGCTGTTAGCGCGCTGTATTCGCAAGCAGTACGGGGTGAAGCTGAACAAGAAAAAGGCTTATCGCATGTGCAAGGCACTCGGCATTCTTCAAAAAAAGCGGCAACGCCTACAGACGCATCCTCGGCGATTGCCGAGAAATCACACCATCACCGCATCGAATCAACTTTGGCAAATGGATATCAAATATGGCTATGCCTTGGGTCAGGAGCGTTTCTTTTTCGTACTCAGCATCATCGACGTGTTCGACCGCGTCGTCGTAGGGCAATACCGCGGCCCTGTTTGCGAGGCCAAGCACGCGGTGCAGACCCTGGGGATCGCGCTGCAGCAGCGCCTTCAGCCGGGTGAAGCACTGCCTATCATCCGCACGGACAACGGCCCCCAGTTCGTCAGCAAGCTGTTTCAAGACATGTGCGAGTGCTGGGACATGGTCCATGAACGGATTCCGCCGCGGACACCGAATATGAATGCCTACATCGAGTCTTTCCACAGCATCCTTGAGCGTTGTTTGTTTAGCAATCGTACATTCATGACGCTGGAGGAAGCTTATGAAGCGTTCGACCAATTCATGGATTTTTATAACAACCGTAAGATGCACGGCAGCCTAAAAAACATGGCTCCAACAGCGTTCGCAGCGTGGGTTAAGACATTGGACGATGCTTCAGCCTTTTACAGATCGGTGTAA
- a CDS encoding ATP-binding cassette domain-containing protein has translation MKFAIEVKDLRKSFGEQTVLGGVDIAVPEGQIYALLGPNGAGKTTLINILTTLVAADGGSARIAGYDVAAESGKVKQSISLTGQFAAVDEMLTAEENLRMMCRLSGMKSAEAKRRSSELLKQFDLAASARKRVKTYSGGMRRRVDLAISLVASRPVLFLDEPTTGLDTVSRRALWDIIERLKASGMTIFLTTQYLEEADQLADRIGVINGGRIVAEGTAAELKARIGGEVIELTNEREQWSRTIATTGSAQDIGRILSGLSPALPPDTQVTIRRPSMDDVFIALTRQSSEVSVS, from the coding sequence ATGAAATTTGCCATTGAGGTCAAGGACTTGCGCAAAAGCTTCGGCGAACAAACGGTGCTCGGCGGTGTCGACATCGCCGTTCCGGAAGGCCAGATCTACGCGCTGCTCGGACCTAACGGCGCAGGCAAGACGACGCTCATCAACATCCTGACGACGCTCGTGGCGGCGGACGGCGGCAGCGCTCGGATCGCCGGCTACGACGTCGCCGCCGAGAGCGGCAAGGTCAAGCAGTCGATCAGCCTGACGGGTCAGTTCGCGGCGGTCGACGAGATGCTGACCGCCGAAGAAAATCTGCGGATGATGTGCAGACTCTCCGGCATGAAAAGCGCAGAGGCCAAGCGGAGGTCGTCGGAGCTGCTGAAGCAGTTCGATCTGGCTGCGTCGGCTCGCAAGCGCGTCAAAACGTATTCGGGCGGGATGCGCAGGCGGGTCGACCTGGCGATCAGTCTCGTGGCAAGCCGGCCGGTGCTGTTCCTCGACGAGCCGACGACCGGTCTCGACACGGTGAGCCGTCGCGCCCTGTGGGACATCATCGAACGGCTGAAGGCGTCGGGCATGACCATTTTCTTAACGACGCAATATTTGGAGGAAGCCGATCAGCTTGCGGATCGGATCGGCGTCATTAACGGCGGCCGCATCGTGGCGGAAGGCACGGCCGCGGAATTAAAAGCCCGGATCGGCGGCGAAGTCATCGAGCTGACGAACGAACGGGAGCAATGGAGCCGCACGATCGCGACGACCGGATCGGCGCAGGATATCGGACGGATCCTGAGCGGCCTCTCCCCCGCATTGCCCCCGGATACGCAAGTGACGATTCGAAGACCGAGCATGGACGATGTATTTATCGCATTGACCCGCCAATCATCGGAGGTGTCCGTATCGTGA
- a CDS encoding ABC transporter permease has product MNRSVSPLAPPSFAATNAVFIRRSLTLSLRNTESLMMAIILPVMLMLMFTYVFGGAIDPGGDYANYVVPGIILLCAGYGAATTAVDVSTDMTNGIIDRFRTMPIRSLSVVTGHVAASLARNLVATGVVIGVALLVGFRPNGSLLEWLAALGVIVLFILTLTWLYAAIGLVAGSPSAASGYGFILLFLPYLSSAFVPIDTMPHWLRGVASHQPITPLIETIRGLLLGTPIGDHAWIGAVWCAALILIALVWCGIAFRKRAGRR; this is encoded by the coding sequence GTGAACAGATCCGTTTCTCCGCTTGCCCCGCCTTCATTTGCCGCGACCAATGCCGTCTTTATCCGCCGGAGCCTGACGCTCAGCCTTCGCAATACCGAATCGCTCATGATGGCCATTATCCTGCCGGTCATGCTCATGTTAATGTTCACCTACGTATTCGGCGGCGCAATCGATCCTGGAGGCGACTATGCCAACTATGTCGTACCGGGCATCATCCTGTTGTGCGCAGGTTACGGCGCGGCGACGACGGCGGTCGACGTATCCACGGACATGACGAACGGCATCATCGACCGATTCCGCACGATGCCGATCCGCAGCCTGTCGGTCGTCACGGGCCATGTCGCCGCGAGCCTCGCGCGCAATCTGGTTGCAACAGGCGTCGTTATCGGCGTGGCGCTGCTCGTCGGCTTCCGGCCGAACGGCTCTCTCCTCGAGTGGCTGGCCGCGCTCGGCGTCATCGTCCTGTTCATCCTCACGCTCACCTGGCTTTACGCCGCCATCGGCCTCGTCGCCGGCAGTCCCTCGGCCGCGAGCGGCTACGGCTTTATCTTGCTTTTCCTCCCCTACCTCTCCAGCGCGTTCGTGCCGATCGACACGATGCCGCATTGGCTTCGCGGCGTCGCGAGCCACCAACCGATCACGCCGCTCATCGAGACGATCCGCGGCCTGCTGCTAGGCACGCCGATCGGAGATCACGCCTGGATCGGTGCCGTCTGGTGCGCGGCACTTATACTCATCGCGCTGGTCTGGTGCGGCATC
- a CDS encoding shikimate kinase — protein MQAQQSKPYHERNIVLIGFMGAGKTTIGKALAAKLSREFIDVDELIAAEQGMPVTEIFRTLGEGAFRRMEKEYISELCLQQRGAVLSLGGGAFLQEEIRDLCMANAAVFLMDIPWEQWKTRLPLIRDSRPILQNKTDEEIKALYDSRQAIYERHHCKVDAGSQTPEAAAQAIVDWLEEQK, from the coding sequence ATGCAAGCGCAACAGTCCAAGCCGTACCACGAACGCAATATCGTATTGATCGGGTTTATGGGCGCGGGCAAGACAACGATCGGCAAGGCGCTCGCGGCCAAGCTTTCCCGCGAATTCATCGACGTAGACGAGCTTATAGCTGCGGAGCAGGGGATGCCGGTTACCGAGATTTTCAGAACGTTGGGCGAAGGGGCGTTTCGCCGGATGGAAAAAGAGTATATCAGCGAACTGTGCCTTCAGCAGCGCGGCGCCGTTCTGTCGCTTGGCGGAGGGGCCTTCCTGCAAGAAGAGATCCGCGATCTTTGCATGGCGAACGCGGCTGTCTTTTTGATGGATATTCCTTGGGAGCAATGGAAGACGAGACTGCCGCTTATCCGGGATAGCCGTCCGATCCTGCAAAACAAGACGGACGAGGAGATCAAGGCGCTCTACGATTCGCGCCAGGCCATCTACGAGAGACATCACTGCAAAGTGGACGCCGGCAGCCAGACGCCGGAGGCCGCCGCGCAGGCCATCGTCGATTGGCTGGAAGAGCAGAAATAA